In the Primulina tabacum isolate GXHZ01 chromosome 7, ASM2559414v2, whole genome shotgun sequence genome, ATCTGCCAATGATTATTGAGACATGACGCCCCATTCCTGTGAACTCGGAGATGACACCTGTACCGGGGTGCTTGAGTGGATAAATGTGATGTTGAGCACTGTCTACTAGTTATACTACCCGAGCTCTCACTACCCGGGCTTAGTTGAGAGTCCGGCTCCTTTCGAGCGTTGGTTTGCTCAACTTTCTTGGCTTCCTGACTACAAAAATCTGAACTAAAGATGACCCCTATATCTCTTTGATGACCCATATATCTCCGaggtatcaatatatatatatatatataatttgactAAGAATAATAAATCATTCAATTGGAGTCAATGGACTAAAAAGCATATTAACAGGGAAAAAATGGTTTGTTTTGACAATAAAATTTGTTATTGTGTTGTcatcaaaataagtattttataaattatcATTTGAGACTTGACGATTTGCTAGCTAAGAGGTTTGTATGAGTATTGTTATGATATTCTCGTTCAATGTCTTTACAAGAAAATCAAGTTTGAAGTAATCTTTTCCAAATTGGAGAAACAAAAACAATTTTGGCGTCGTTCTACAATATCTCAACGCGACATGAGCGTGAAAGAGgtttttatatcatattttataGTAAATATAATACAAAATTTCTGAGGAGTCGGTATCAATTTATGCCGAATTTCTACAGAAAGGCTCCGAAAATCGGAAAATAACTATATTATGTATGGTTTGGTACATTCTATCTATATGGGGCTTCATCATCCATTCAACACAATTAATCCTTCGTAGATCGTATTTCAACTGTTCATTCAACTAGCTGAGTCTCTTCTGGGTTACCCTGCTTTACATTTGTGAAACAGAATCTTATGAGCCATTTTTTGACTTTTCTACTAGATTATTTCATAAACACCGCTAAATAAGATTCGTATATCTCTGTTTTATTTCGATAGACGTCATAAATCTTCTTGTAGTGATTATCAAGGTAAGTTTTCATGATATGTCTTAACTAGTTGATGCACCATTTCAGTATAACGGTTTTGTTCATGATACCCACATGAGTGATGTCCTTATTCACTCAGCACATGACACGTGTGATGAGTCGATGAATCATTATCACTCATCCATATATAATGTTTGAATGAGAGACCATGATGTATCTACTCATCACACGTGTCATGTACTGAGTGAATAATGACATAACTCATGTGAGTATCATGAACAAAACCGTTATACTGAAATGGTGCATTAACTAGTTAAGACATATTATGAAAACCTACCTTGATAATCACTACAAGAAGATTTATGGCGTCTCTCAAAATAAAACAGAGATATACGGATGTTATGTAACGGTGTTTATCAAATAATCTAGTAGAAAATCAAAAAATGGCTCATAAGATTCTGTTTCACAAATGTAAAGCAAGGCAAATCAAAAGAGACTCAGTTAATTGAATGAACAGTTGAAATACGGTCTACAGAGGATCAatatgttgaatttataaatttatttggtttattATATACTTTTGGTTaccatattttgattttttttatatagttAGAATGTATTTTatacaaatttaatttaatactatatttaatttaattaaataatttgattAATCAGTGAAGAATATTTGACTCTACTTTGACCCCCTTCCAGTCAGCCAAGTGAGATCTAAATATGTTTGATTCACACAGACGCTAGGCTAAGCCCCTCTCAAGAGGTCAAATTCTTGGGGAAAGAAGTTCACAATTGGAGGAGGAAATGAGCGAGGAGTCCAAAAGGAGCGGCGGCCGGTTTTTGGTGGCGTCGCCGATGACGACCTCCAACGAACGGTTGTCTTCTTCTGGGTCGGTTCCTGTGGGAGCTTCCGGTAAGAAGATTGTCATCAAGAGCGCAGATATGAAGGAGGATATGCAGAAAGAAGCTGTGGACGTTGCCATTGCTGTATTTTTTCTCCTTTTCACCCAAAAAAAGATTTGATAAAACATCGAACTCGAGGGACCCTTTACATTTCTCTAAGTTTCAGTTATGTGTTTGAGGTGTCTTGATTTAATGATTTTGTGAATGTGTGTGTGGCTGTGTAGGCGTTTGAGAAGCATGGTGTGGAGAAGGATGTTGCCGAGAGCATAAAGaaggtgtttgacaaaaaatACGGCCCCACCTGGCATTGCATTGTTGGCAAGAATTTCGGTAATCAAACGATTCTACTTTTTGATCATTCCTTGTTATGTATATTTCTGAATGGCTAGCTCCGGAATGCTTCCTACTTTGTTTTTGATGCCTGATAGCCGTAATTTATCGATTGTTTTGTGGCTAATGTCTGTGGCTTTAGCTCTCTTTCACATACGAGAGGCTGAGTTTGTAATTTAATTAGAATTTTTTCATgagaattgagttatatatatattatgtgattGTATTTGTCAATTTTGAGTTTAAGTGTCTCCAAATTTATGTTTTAGAGTTGATGATGTGGAAGTTCAAATCTATCCGActgtttttttggttttttgtggtttattgccaTGATCATATTCCCGTTTTAGTTGTACAAAATGAATTTTAGATGTGGGGCTTGAATGTGGATGTAAGAGTTGCATATGTAATTTATCATATGTTGTAATGGCGGTTTGTGTTATTATGTGTTATTACTCTGTCATATGGTACTGAGAAACGCTATCGTAAGATTATATAATGTCATCGGATGTCCCTTATAATTAGTTTGTGGGTCAATTTATTTCTTATTCGGTGTATTCTCCTAGTTCCAAAGGTTAAAATGGAGTTGAGTGATCATGGGAAATGCTTACATTTTGCAGTTTACTGGTTACTTCCTAAATGAGCTGGCAGCAGTTATTTTTTTCCATGATATATCTGCATTTTAACTAGttaattgataaataaaatcttaaagGTGTTACAACTGAACTTTTGGGCATCTCTGTTACATCGCATCGGCAAGCCCATGAGATCAATATGGCTAATTCAACTACTGatagttattttatttaacttCCTTTTCGCATAAAGGAACTTCATGCTTATGTACatctaaaataattttttcattgcTTTACTAAATACTTTTAGAATCTATGTATGACTAAAAGACATGGGCGGTATAGATGATTGGGTTTGGCTTGTTATTCTTGAATTTCTTAAATGTGTCTACTTAGATTGTCTTTAATGATCATGATTCAGGTCATTATGAGTTCTATTGTTTTCATGTTTTTTGGCCACAAACTGGATTTACTTAACTgactttattttctttggttttgaTGACATGATGTAGCAACGTTACTGGGCTTAGGCTTAGTGTTACATGCCATAGCGCATTACGGCCCATAGAGCCTGAACACATGACTCAAGGAGAGACACCTACCATAAGACATTATACCCTATCATAATATTAGAATAACTTTTTATCACATATCATCTAATATGTACTTTACAAGTTATTGAacaataattaaacaaataatCAGTAGTTTATAAGCGAAAATGAGTTAACAGATACTTGCATTTTATCTTGAATTCATCATTCGTACATCACGGTGTTCTTAAAGTTGACTTTAACCTCTAAAGTATACCATGACTTGAGATACAAGGTCAAGGTACGCGTCTTATTTAAGGGCTAAGCCTTGGTTTGCAAGTAAGTGCAAAGATTGGGCTTCGTTATACCTAGAGCCTAGATGCACACCTTGTGGACTTTTAGTGTTTGTGGTTGAAAAAAATGTAAAGCTTGGCAAAAATTCTGTGTTGCTAGTACGTGGACTTTTCTCCTGGTGGATCAACTATCAAGAATCTTGGGTTCGGGAGAAACTCATATGATACAAATTTCATAATATTGGGGTTGATCGGTGAGGACTGATGCTCTTCATTTGAATGACTATGATAGTTTTTATCTTGAAGTTGGGAATTTGTTTGGTCGCTTATTTCTTTTAGACCACCAATATTTTTGGCGACGACTATTTTTTTATCGAACATATTCTCCTCACCCAATTTGTTTATATTAAATAGGTTGGTCTAGTAAACAAGTCgggaaaattgcaattttagtCTTGGAAGTTGGCATGTTTTGGGTTTTCAATATTACACACATTAAATTAAATCTAGATAAAACAATGAAGAAAAGTAAGGTAAAATGTCACCCAATATTTCAAAATGGGATTCTATATATGTTCTCTTGTATCGTTGCATCCTAAGCATTTTTGCACGGGTCGTATCTATGCATTCTATTGATAGACAGTTTTGAATCCTCTTATGAGATGCTGTGACATAATGAAAGGACTTAAACCATTATCATGCTTTTTGTACTGTCAACTTTAAAAATCTAACTACAAATGTTCATTGCTTTTAACCCATTATGATTTAATCCTTCTGTAAATGCACGAGCTACTTCTAGAACCATTGCTTGTGGCTTTGGGCCCTTAGATCACCTGTCACTAACTAATTATACCGTCTTTGCTGCATGCAGGTTCGTATGTGACTCATGAGACAAATCACTTTGTCTACTTCTACTTGGATACCAAAGCAGTACTCTTGTTCAAATCTGGCTGAATTGTGCAGCAACATGGACGGACTGATGATTATGATCGACGAAACTAATGGTGATAGTGAGTGACACTGCTCCATGCAATTTGTATGTATTATTCGAAACCCTTTATTGGTGGAAGACTCTTGTATATTTTGAGTGAGCCTAGCATGCTACCTATACTCGAACAAGCATATTTCTAAAGATTTCATGTATGTGTTTGCTTGTTTCATCTTTAAAGAGTTGAAACATAATCTTCTTGGCTAAAACGGAACATGTTTCGTCTGTGTGCGTATTATTTGAGCCCACTTAAATAGTAAGACCTCTCGGGATCACTTGTTAGCATAGAAATTTAGGAAGCTTAAGCGTGAAAAaacgttttttatttttagtgtaattgtaattatctcaaaccaataaatagataaaataatatctaaatatgataaatttaagtctgatgcattaattctcatatttataaaagcataaaaatcttaaatttgcaatctttatttgtttttgcaatTAGACCacattaaaaaaatgttaaatatttgtCAAGTCATTATCAGTCAtgcttaatcataattaaaattaaaaaataaacatctaaattataaacttaatttattattttaaaattaaaagacataccttcaaaataaaaatttaaaataaatagatgtGATTAATTGTGTTAAGCACACTTAATTAAACGTTTTAATTACGCTTAATTTGGTCAAACTACCGTTTAACCGTTTTTTTCGTTTTTCTTCGAAGCGGGGCATTGTTGTCGAGCTTCAAGCTTAAGCGCGCTTAAACGGAGCTTAAACAGACTTTTTGGAACACTGCTATCTACTACTGGTGAACATTCAGTCAATAAAGAATCCACCATACCAAATAGTCTAGAATCGAAACTGTTATTATTTTTTCCGAACTAACATACTATAGTTTTCTTTAATAATCGAATTAAAATCAGTTATATATATTGGTTTGGTAACTGAAATAAGCGAATTTTTAGgggaaaaaagaagaaaatatgtGGACATAAACACAATACACTCTCAAATCTTTAAGATGCATGCATTTCATGAGAAAGAAATATGATTGAACTCTACATTGTAAAAAATGTGTGCAATTTATTATGTCTTATGGACTATTTTTTATCACCTTCCAACGTGAAATTTGATTCCGAACAATCTATGAATGATGGTTCCTTTTACCTTATTTTTTactttaattaagaaaatgtgcatttaaattaatgatttttttttgacGCCCAAACACAAACTTCATTAACGAGAGGGATCATTACAATAAAAGTTCAAAAGATGCAAAATACACAGCGGAGGTTCAGTCAACACCATAAGACTGGAAAATAAGCAAGCAACTTCAGCCAACTTATGAGCAACGACATTAACATGTCACGGCACCAACTTGAGGCAGAATCCAGGTTCCACACGCAACAACATTCTACACTTGCCAATGATTGATACAATAGTTCTACCAGCAACAAAATCACCAACATCATCCCGAAGAACCATTCCAATAGAGGTAACATGCTCCTCAAAATTCAGCATCTGTGTTACATTTGAAAAAATTGAGGAATATGCCATAATAAACAAGAAGATGGATTAGCATTATGCCCACCAGATCTTCGCCCATGAACTTTAACAGCTAGCCACTCATAGAGCAAATGGAGGGCATGGTGCACTGTTGCCATATCATTTGCATAGGTCTGCTTCTGATTGCTTCAACGTTCCACAAAAGAATACTGCAAATTTACCCACCTGAGTCTCCCTAGTCTTAAAGATCATCATAAAAACCACGCAGTGAACGATTCAGCAAGATCAACACAAGCATTCACAGCTCCGGTTAACCTTACTTCACGCCAACAAGAACTTGCAAACTCACACACAGTGAAGAGATGCCAACCATTTTCAAACACACATAAGATACACGCATACCTCTTGTCCGTAAATTTCGCCTAGTAGCAAGGCAGTCCTTGGTAGCCCtctataagaaaattttaacctTTGAGGGGATAGTTCAAGTCCAAATCTTCTTCCAATAGAACTCAGGTAATGTGGGTTCGAGATCAAACAGTCCTCCTGCTGCTCTATACCCAGATTGAACTATGTATAGTCCGCTTCGTGAGTGATGCAAGATAcgaaaatcatgcataacagaCCCTCTCAATGGAATTTTCGAGATTTCCTCCACATCGTGTTGCACAAATAATACATTCAATAGCTCTACATCCCACTCCTCGGCCCCAAGAATCAtaaaatcttgcacaaatattTTGCAGTTCATAATTTACAGGAGTTTCCACTTCGAAGTTCACAGAGATGCGAAGCCATGAATCGGACAATATCCTAACCTGCGTGCCATCTCCAATCTTCCATCTTATACCCTGTTCCAACCATGTTTGGCAAGAAGAGCCAGGTTAAAGCACCGAATCCCAAGCCACCGGAATCCTTGCGCACACACATCTATTACCAGCCTATCCAACTGATCCCTTTATTGTTACTCGATCCCCACCAAAAAGCTATTAAGCATTCATTGAAGCTCTTCtaagaaagaaaaaagaagCAAAAACGAACTCATACAGTATGAAGGAATCGCTTGGTCAATCGATTTCACAAAACTTCCCTTCCCGCCTTTGACAAACCCTTCCCTACCAGCAGctgtactttttaaaaaaaaaacaaaacaaaaattttgaaGACTCGTTTCACGCTCAAAAGAGTGAAGGACAAAATTGCGAATAGGATGTAGAAGATCGCCAATTTCACGCTCAGAAGAGAAGAGAACTTCTCCTTCCGCTTGGAAATTCAAGATTCTCGGCCGTGCTCATTCTGGTAAACAAAATACATGATTCTAAAATCAGAAGGGAAACCGCTTGGAAATTTTTTTCGTACGACCGTCTTCCGACGATTTTGGTAATTTTGGTATGATAGATCTCTCTTCATCCAACTATGTAAAAATTGTGGATTTTGAATAATTTAGGTTTATCTAATTCTAAAGCGTGAAACCTGCTAATCTGTCGTGCACTTCTTCCAGTTTTTAGTGAAATTCGATTTAGGTCTATATATATTTGATGCATTTGTTGTGTCACTACATATATTTACCGTTCGTTAGGTGTGCAATCCGTTGCTTGGATTGCAATATTATACATGTGGAAAAATTGAATTGTAATAATGTTTTGTTTCTTCTTTTCTTATACTTATGCAGCTAGCTTTGttcatttttttcttaattatctACTACCGTCTATGCTGAAATATGCTAAAGCCGATACATTAATTACCAAAGGTAAGTTGCTGAAATCTTTTCTCCTGTGcaatttatttttcttataaTGTTGTAGTTCCAACTCATTGATTAATGCCCAGGACCTGCATAAGTGCTATACTTGTGTTGCTGAGTTTTAACTATGGTgagttgttttttttaattgtttttagttTTAATCTTTTCTTGATGCATGCTGAAAAAGTTTGTGATTTTTTGTACATTACAGGGGAAAATATTTATCGTCTTTGTTGGACATGAACCAGGTATTTATGACACAAGGGGAGAAGTATCTTCTAAACATTATAAACTACAAACTCAATTCTCAAAGATGTTTGTTTCACATAATAACCATGACTCTGACTAATTTCATTTTGAAACTCCAACCATTTGTTTTTCATGTACACATTCACAATTTGCAATTCCATTGGCCAGTTCGATTTCATCTTTGGTAGCTCGTTCATATCAGTATGATCCGAAACTAACTCACCGTGTCTTTGGTGTCGAAGTGCCTTACTGAAACGAATTATAAAATCCATCAATGAGTTCTCGCTAGAGACATACCTCTTGAAAAAGGCATGTGAACTTTCAGATCTCTGACTACTTGACATCCCTGCAGAAAATACATGGTTGAAATAAGTCCGCACCCATTTATGTCGCAAATCATACATCAATGACAACCAATAGTTTTGTACCAAGTTAGCACAATTCATAACCTCTTCCCATGATCTCTCAAACTCAATAGATGTAGAATGTACAATGGCGTTCTTTATGCTTTGATAGTGGTCATGGAAAGTCACCAGGTTCAATTTATCTAGGAATTTGTTTAGAAGGTGCCACAAATAATATCGATGTATTGTTTTAAGGAAAAGTTGAGCTACGGTTTTCATCATAGCAGGATCTTGGTCAGTAATGATCAAGTTTGGTGCATCTTTAGGCATGGTTTCTAGAAACTTATTAGGCAACCAAACAAAAGTATCAATTTTCTCATCACTTAAAAATCCACAACCAAAAACAATGGtctgatgatgatgattaactCCTACAAATGGTGCGGAAATCATCCCATATTTGTTGGTGTTATACATCGTATCAAACACCACTACATCACCAAATGTAGTGTATGCCCACCTTGATACAAGATCCGCCCAAAAACATCGACTAAATCTATTGTCTGAATCAGTCTCGTAATCAAAGAAGAAAGTTGAACTCTTGTCTTTCTCAGACTGAAAGAAATCAATCAATATTTCGGCATCGATACTCTTATGGTCATCCCTAAGAGTTTTCTCATAGTTTCTCATATCTCTTTCTGTGCAACCTACATGTTCAGGCCCTCTAGACTCTATTTCAAACAATCGCATTTGTTGACAAGTGGGTACATTCGCTTCTGCAAACTGTTGACTCAGTGCTTTCTTTGATGCAGAAAAATACGACGTGAGCGTAAAAAATGCACCTTTGAAGGAGTTGACAGTGGAAGATTATGACTTTCCATGAAGGTACTAACAACCCAACCAAGACCAGTTTGTTCCTTCACAACTAAAATCTTTGACTTATATCCAGTTTTAATATCACCATGTTCTCTTTTCTTTATTGGTTCATCACTTTTTGCCTGTTTACTCCATCTAATTTCATATATATGTCCTTATTTAAAGCATACAAATTTTTCCCAGATAACTTCATTTGTTTTCTTACTTTGTTTTTTCTATTGCTCATTCTTGAACTAAAACCGGATTCTCGTGCATATTGGTTATAGAACAAAAAACACGTCCTCTAAAGATTCGAATTTCATCCCTATTTTTGGCTTTTGATTGTCTCCAACTTGAGGAATGTATGACTGTTCATCACCGCTGTTTTCTTTCATTTCTATAAAATATgtaaatgacaaaatttaaatagataCATATACTACTTATTGCATAGAGGCACATACaaagaattgaattgagttgcccTTTGCAGTATTACTTATTGCACATAAGCACAGACAAAATCATATGACATACCTCTTCTGATTTAGGAATCGTGGATCTTTTTCACTGGAAAGAGCACGGCCGAGAAGCTTTTCACTCTTCTGAGCGTGAAATGAGTCTTCAAAATTTGCCCTATTTCCTTCTGAAGTTTGAGCGTGAAATGAGTCttcttttttaattttgttttatttttttaaaaaaaataaataaaaaaagtacAGCTGGGCGACTGTAAAATCCAAGATTTTTGCATAAtcgtaataatattttttgtaatttaagTGTTCTAGGATTATTCAATTTTTGGGTAtctatttcattattttatttaagatgtAAGATTTGCAAGTTTATCTAAAGTTGGGTGGATAATTATATCATGTACAATATTTTTGAGCTCAAGATTTAAGATAATATTGTGCATATATATTTGAACTTGGGATAATAAATAGATCACAATCTAAGGAATTAAATAAGAAATATTTGGATATAAGCATGTAAAGTTGGAGATATAAATTCAAAGTTGGAAAGATTTTTTACCAGATAAAGATCTAATATTTGATATACCTGGATAAAGATTAAACAGTGGATAATATGATCcctaaattttgaaatatccaaGGGATGGATATTTAGATTTCAAAATATTATCCAAGATCACGGATAAAAGAATGATAATTATcctagatttaaagtttgattcgaaaattcaaacGAGATGATAATACACGATCAGGATAGCAGCCACCTCCATATAAATATGAAAAGCTTTCATTCAGAATTTACATCTCATTTACACATCAAATTTTTGAGTTTTTGTtctccaattttcgaaatttttatccaaaaattctgcacgagtcatcaaaatttTGTCCATgttcagaaattcgtttctctcGCTCTGGTACTCATAATCCGATCTCCACTGTTCAGAATGTTCTTTCATATGTTTtgaataacatatccaaatttcggccaaatccaacggttagttttttgtttataaCCTTCGCAATAAAACTGCTCTGATTCTATGCGGGAAACAGTATACCTACGGTTTTTCGTCTATAAGCAGGTCAAAACGACTTTCAAACTCGATCTTCaccgttcataatatatttGACGTAATTTTGAACGTACTGTGAAATTTTGagcccgatccaacggttcaagaATGCGCAATGAATTTTTCAAGACTGCTGATTTTTCGGGCGATGGTGCTGCTGCGTTTTCAAAGTGTCGGTTACATGATTCTTCTATGATTTTCGAATTCTTCGTGTTTTTGTTCAAGGATTGAGGTAattgggcttgttttaaattgttgaattttcggtgcatgtattttcgtttttttgaaaattcggtcgagtgcaaattcttcttctacctCATTCTGGTTACGATTTTTGGCATGAGTAAATGTTTTGATACTATGAGAATTCAACTCGATATGGGTGgaaatcccaaccatgacgtacccttacgcggtgagggacataaccgctatacgacctcgcccccttagatgagtaaaaattagggactgatatcaatataccattgaaagtagatgaatctcagtgccTGGTTAATGATGTGCACGTGGTATGAGTCATGTTATGAAAGGtgtatgtttcaaatttttatgcattttgttatgttgtgctcgaacggcacccacttgctgagtatttcctaAAATAttcaccccttactctaccctcccagataaatcagaagaagaaatagagaaagaagaatCAGACACCAGTTTTTGGACTGATAGTGGAcgcatgaagaattttaattaagaatatgttcTTGTGAGTTTTAATTCAAGTGGTAACGCTTCCgcagatttttatcattttcagagtTACTATTATAaagatgattttatttttattgcatttatgatataaactggttttggtttataatgtactacgaggcttgttgtttagtaattatgtagttgttgaataatgccggtgtcgactaaccccggtctcggggcgtgacagcgCCAGTGCAAGAATACCCTGCACCACAAGCctcgtgtgtatatatatatatatatatatatatatatatatatatatatatatatatatatatatataaagacaCGCCGTCCTAGACGATACGAtttgctaatttttttttaaaaaaattaaatgacttgatttttaatttttttaataaaaaaatagaaacgacgtgaaaaaattaattaaaattggtGTGGCAGAGAGGTGGGATATATCACGTCGATCAGTACAAATCATGCCTGCGTAATGACGTATATTACCACGCACTGCTAAATGGCGTGTTTTTGACC is a window encoding:
- the LOC142551294 gene encoding uncharacterized protein LOC142551294 — translated: MSEESKRSGGRFLVASPMTTSNERLSSSGSVPVGASGKKIVIKSADMKEDMQKEAVDVAIAAFEKHGVEKDVAESIKKVFDKKYGPTWHCIVGKNFGSYVTHETNHFVYFYLDTKAVLLFKSG
- the LOC142551295 gene encoding protein FAR1-RELATED SEQUENCE 5-like codes for the protein MRLFEIESRGPEHVGCTERDMRNYEKTLRDDHKSIDAEILIDFFQSEKDKSSTFFFDYETDSDNRFSRCFWADLVSRWAYTTFGDVVVFDTMYNTNKYGMISAPFVGVNHHHQTIVFGCGFLSDEKIDTFVWLPNKFLETMPKDAPNLIITDQDPAMMKTVAQLFLKTIHRYYLWHLLNKFLDKLNLVTFHDHYQSIKNAIVHSTSIEFERSWEEVMNCANLVQNYWLSLMYDLRHKWVRTYFNHVFSAGMSSSQRSESSHAFFKRYVSSENSLMDFIIRFSKALRHQRHGELVSDHTDMNELPKMKSNWPMELQIVNVYMKNKWLEFQNEISQSHGYYVKQTSLRIEFVVYNV